The following are encoded together in the Triticum dicoccoides isolate Atlit2015 ecotype Zavitan chromosome 6B, WEW_v2.0, whole genome shotgun sequence genome:
- the LOC119325820 gene encoding protein argonaute 1C-like isoform X2 has protein sequence MGSRRGRPQQHYPPPPPPAAAAEGPRPGRPFPQPQGGRGAPSPQPRDDAAAGTDRGRAARGAGRGAARGAGPSSAPATGPLGRLAPDLRQAMEEPSPPAPAGPSEPRPPQTAQPVPVPATAEAPIPASSKAIRFPVRPGKGSAGTRCLVKANHFIAHLPDKDLHHYDVSITPEVTSRVVNRAVINELVNLHRAAYLGGRLPAYDGRKSLYTAGPLPFASKEFQITLLDDDNGSGSASQRRQRNFKVVIKFAARADLHRLGMFLAGRHAEAPQEALQVLDIVLRELPSARYAPFGRSFFSPDLGRRQPLGDGLESWRGFYQSIRPTQMGLSLNIDMSATAFIEPLPVIDYAAQLLRSDIHSRPLSDAERVKIKKALRGVKVEVTHRGNMRRKYRISGLTTQATRELTFPVDEGGTVKSVVQYFQEIYGFAIQHTYLPCLQVGNQQRPNYLPMEVCKIVEGQRYSKRLNQNQIRALLDETCQYPRDRERDITQMVKHNAYQEDPYAKEFGIKISDRLASVDARILPAPRLKYNETGREKDCLPRVGQWNMMNKKMVNGGKVRSWMCVNFARNVPDKLARDFCHQLAQMCQDSGMDFALESVLPPMSARPDQVERALKARYHEAMNILGPQRRELDLLIGILPDNNGSLYGDLKRVCEIDLGIVSQCCCTKQVFKLNKQIYANIALKINVKVGGRNTVLVDALSRRIPLVTDRPTIIFGADVTHPHPGEDSSPSIAAVVASQDWPEVTRYAGLVSAQAHRQELIEDLYKVRQDPQKGPVSSGMIRELLISFKKSTGEKPQRIIFYRDGVSEGQFYQVLLFELNAIRKACASLEANYQPQVTFIVVQKRHHTRLFAHNHNDKNSMDRSGNILPGTVVDTKICHPTEFDFYLCSHAGIKGTSRPAHYHVLWDENNFTADGLQTLTNNLCYTYARCTRSVSIVPPAYYAHLAAFRARFYMEPESSDSGSMASGPGGRGPQSGSSASRGTRAPGGAAVKPLPALKDNVKNVMFYC, from the exons ATGGGGTCAAGGAGGGGAAGGCCGCAGCAGCactatcctcctcctcctcctcctgccgccgccgccgagggccCGCGGCCCGGACGCCCATTCCCTCAGCCGCAAGGAGGACGCGGCGCCCCGTCGCCGCAGCCTAGAGACGATGCGGCCGCAGGCACAGACAGGGGCCGTGCTGCCCGTGGCGCCGGCAGGGGCGCCGCGCGCGGGGCCGGCCCCTCCTCCGCTCCCGCCACAGGGCCGTTGGGCCGCCTGGCTCCCGACCTGCGCCAAGCAATGGAAGAACCTTCGCCGCCGGCGCCGGCAGGCCCTTCAGAGCCGCGGCCACCTCAAACGGCCCAGCCAGTGCCCGTGCCCGCCACGGCCGAGGCCCCGATCCCGGCGTCGAGCAAGGCGATCCGGTTTCCGGTGCGGCCGGGCAAGGGCAGCGCCGGCACCAGGTGCCTGGTCAAGGCCAACCATTTCATCGCGCACCTCCCCGACAAGGACCTCCACCACTACGAC GTATCGATCACTCCGGAGGTCACCTCGCGGGTCGTCAACCGGGCGGTGATCAACGAGCTGGTGAACCTGCACAGGGCCGCCTACCTCGGCGGGAGGCTACCGGCGTACGACGGCAGGAAGAGCCTCTACACGGCAGGCCCGTTGCCGTTCGCTTCCAAGGAGTTTCAGATCACTCTGCTCGACGACGACAATGGCTCCGGCTCTGCCTCCCAGAG GCGGCAGAGGAATTTCAAGGTGGTGATTAAGTTCGCCGCGCGCGCCGACCTTCACCGCCTCGGGATGTTTCTGGCCGGGAGGCACGCGGAGGCTCCTCAGGAGGCGTTGCAGGTTCTTGACATTGTGCTGCGCGAGCTGCCCTCTGCAAG ATATGCGCCATTTGGACGCTCGTTCTTTTCGCCCGACCTGGGCAGAAGGCAGCCCCTCGGCGACGGATTAGAGAGCTGGCGCGGGTTTTACCAGAGCATCCGGCCTACTCAGATGGGCCTGTCACTCAATATTG ATATGTCAGCGACAGCTTTCATCGAGCCATTGCCTGTGATAGATTATGCCGCACAGCTCCTGCGTTCCGACATCCATTCGAGGCCCCTCTCAGACGCCGAACGTGTTAAG ATCAAGAAGGCACTGAGAGGAGTAAAGGTGGAAGTTACTCATCGTGGCAACATGCGAAGGAAGTACAGGATATCTGGTCTGACAACTCAGGCAACTCGAGAGCTGAC TTTTCCTGTTGACGAAGGGGGCACAGTAAAGTCGGTCGTACAATACTTTCAGGAGATATACGGCTTTGCCATCCAGCACACGTACCTGCCTTGCCTCCAAGTTGGCAATCAGCAGCGTCCAAATTACTTGCCTATGGAG GTCTGCAAAATAGTGGAGGGACAGAGGTACTCCAAGAGACTAAATCAGAATCAGATAAGAGCTCTCTTGGATGAGACATGTCAGTACCCGCGTGATCGGGAGCGTGATATAACCCAG ATGGTCAAACACAATGCTTATCAGGAGGATCCTTATGCGAAAGAGTTCGGCATTAAGATCAGCGATCGTCtggcatcagtagatgcacggatttTGCCGGCCCCACGG CTTAAGTACAACGAGACTGGTAGAGAAAAGGATTGTTTACCTAGAGTTGGTCAGTggaatatgatgaacaag AAAATGGTAAATGGTGGCAAAGTCAGAAGCTGGATGTGCGTCAATTTTGCCCGTAACGTGCCAGACAAGCTTGCTCGTGATTTCTGCCATCAACTTGCTCAGATGTGCCAAGACTCGGGAATG GACTTCGCTCTGGAGTCTGTTCTTCCACCCATGAGTGCACGCCCGGATCAAGTGGAGCGAGCTCTCAAAGCTCGGTACCATGAGGCAATGAACATTCTTGGGCCCCAGCGCCGGGAGCTTGATCTGCTTATTGGGATCCTTCCTGACAACAACGGCTCGCTTTATG GTGATCTGAAGCGCGTGTGCGAAATCGATCTCGGAATAGTTTCGCAATGCTGTTGTACGAAGCAGGTGTTCAAATTGAACAAGCAAATTTACGCAAATATTGCACTGAAGATAAACGTCAAG GTGGGGGGCAGGAACACTGTGCTGGTGGATGCATTGTCGCGGCGTATTCCTCTTGTCACCGACAGACCTACAATCATATTTGGTGCTGATGTGACCCATCCTCATCCTGGCGAGGACAGCAGTCCCTCGATCGCTGCT GTTGTAGCCTCCCAAGATTGGCCCGAGGTTACGAGGTACGCGGGGTTAGTTTCTGCTCAGGCGCACCGGCAAGAGCTCATAGAGGATTTGTACAAGGTCCGGCAAGATCCACAGAAAGGACCAGTCAGTAGTGGCATGATTAG GGAGCTACTTATATCCTTTAAGAAATCAACCGGTGAGAAGCCCCAGCGGATAATATTCTACAG GGATGGCGTTAGCGAGGGCCAGTTTTACCAAGTTCTGCTGTTTGAACTCAATGCGATCCGAAAA GCCTGTGCTTCCCTGGAGGCAAACTACCAGCCACAGGTGACTTTCATCGTGGTTCAGAAACGCCACCACACGAGACTATTTGCGCACAATCACAATGATAAGAACTCGATGGACAGGAGTGGAAACATACTCCCAG GTACCGTTGTGGACACGAAGATCTGTCATCCGACTGAGTTTGACTTCTACTTGTGCAGCCATGCTGGCATCAAG GGCACCAGCCGTCCCGCTCATTATCACGTCTTGTGGGACGAAAACAACTTCACAGCTGATGGGTTGCAGACTCTCACCAACAACCTCTGCTACAC CTACGCGAGGTGCACTCGCTCGGTGTCGATTG TTCCACCTGCATACTATGCTCATCTGGCCGCCTTCCGTGCCCGTTTCTACATGGAGCCAGAGAGCTCCGACAGCGGCTCTATGGCAAGTGGGCCCGGTGGGCGTGGACCGCAGTCCGGCTCGTCGGCGTCACGTGGTACTCGGGCCCCCGGCGGTGCAGCTGTCAAGCCCCTTCCAGCCCTGAAGGACAATGTGAAGAACGTCATGTTCTACTGCTGA
- the LOC119325820 gene encoding protein argonaute 1C-like isoform X1 — MSPIILMYPSIFSLHFQFVHARPESMGSRRGRPQQHYPPPPPPAAAAEGPRPGRPFPQPQGGRGAPSPQPRDDAAAGTDRGRAARGAGRGAARGAGPSSAPATGPLGRLAPDLRQAMEEPSPPAPAGPSEPRPPQTAQPVPVPATAEAPIPASSKAIRFPVRPGKGSAGTRCLVKANHFIAHLPDKDLHHYDVSITPEVTSRVVNRAVINELVNLHRAAYLGGRLPAYDGRKSLYTAGPLPFASKEFQITLLDDDNGSGSASQRRQRNFKVVIKFAARADLHRLGMFLAGRHAEAPQEALQVLDIVLRELPSARYAPFGRSFFSPDLGRRQPLGDGLESWRGFYQSIRPTQMGLSLNIDMSATAFIEPLPVIDYAAQLLRSDIHSRPLSDAERVKIKKALRGVKVEVTHRGNMRRKYRISGLTTQATRELTFPVDEGGTVKSVVQYFQEIYGFAIQHTYLPCLQVGNQQRPNYLPMEVCKIVEGQRYSKRLNQNQIRALLDETCQYPRDRERDITQMVKHNAYQEDPYAKEFGIKISDRLASVDARILPAPRLKYNETGREKDCLPRVGQWNMMNKKMVNGGKVRSWMCVNFARNVPDKLARDFCHQLAQMCQDSGMDFALESVLPPMSARPDQVERALKARYHEAMNILGPQRRELDLLIGILPDNNGSLYGDLKRVCEIDLGIVSQCCCTKQVFKLNKQIYANIALKINVKVGGRNTVLVDALSRRIPLVTDRPTIIFGADVTHPHPGEDSSPSIAAVVASQDWPEVTRYAGLVSAQAHRQELIEDLYKVRQDPQKGPVSSGMIRELLISFKKSTGEKPQRIIFYRDGVSEGQFYQVLLFELNAIRKACASLEANYQPQVTFIVVQKRHHTRLFAHNHNDKNSMDRSGNILPGTVVDTKICHPTEFDFYLCSHAGIKGTSRPAHYHVLWDENNFTADGLQTLTNNLCYTYARCTRSVSIVPPAYYAHLAAFRARFYMEPESSDSGSMASGPGGRGPQSGSSASRGTRAPGGAAVKPLPALKDNVKNVMFYC; from the exons ATGTCACCGATTATTCTAATGTATCCATCCATCTTCTCTTTGCATTTCCAGTTTGTCCACGCCCGGCCGGAATCCATGGGGTCAAGGAGGGGAAGGCCGCAGCAGCactatcctcctcctcctcctcctgccgccgccgccgagggccCGCGGCCCGGACGCCCATTCCCTCAGCCGCAAGGAGGACGCGGCGCCCCGTCGCCGCAGCCTAGAGACGATGCGGCCGCAGGCACAGACAGGGGCCGTGCTGCCCGTGGCGCCGGCAGGGGCGCCGCGCGCGGGGCCGGCCCCTCCTCCGCTCCCGCCACAGGGCCGTTGGGCCGCCTGGCTCCCGACCTGCGCCAAGCAATGGAAGAACCTTCGCCGCCGGCGCCGGCAGGCCCTTCAGAGCCGCGGCCACCTCAAACGGCCCAGCCAGTGCCCGTGCCCGCCACGGCCGAGGCCCCGATCCCGGCGTCGAGCAAGGCGATCCGGTTTCCGGTGCGGCCGGGCAAGGGCAGCGCCGGCACCAGGTGCCTGGTCAAGGCCAACCATTTCATCGCGCACCTCCCCGACAAGGACCTCCACCACTACGAC GTATCGATCACTCCGGAGGTCACCTCGCGGGTCGTCAACCGGGCGGTGATCAACGAGCTGGTGAACCTGCACAGGGCCGCCTACCTCGGCGGGAGGCTACCGGCGTACGACGGCAGGAAGAGCCTCTACACGGCAGGCCCGTTGCCGTTCGCTTCCAAGGAGTTTCAGATCACTCTGCTCGACGACGACAATGGCTCCGGCTCTGCCTCCCAGAG GCGGCAGAGGAATTTCAAGGTGGTGATTAAGTTCGCCGCGCGCGCCGACCTTCACCGCCTCGGGATGTTTCTGGCCGGGAGGCACGCGGAGGCTCCTCAGGAGGCGTTGCAGGTTCTTGACATTGTGCTGCGCGAGCTGCCCTCTGCAAG ATATGCGCCATTTGGACGCTCGTTCTTTTCGCCCGACCTGGGCAGAAGGCAGCCCCTCGGCGACGGATTAGAGAGCTGGCGCGGGTTTTACCAGAGCATCCGGCCTACTCAGATGGGCCTGTCACTCAATATTG ATATGTCAGCGACAGCTTTCATCGAGCCATTGCCTGTGATAGATTATGCCGCACAGCTCCTGCGTTCCGACATCCATTCGAGGCCCCTCTCAGACGCCGAACGTGTTAAG ATCAAGAAGGCACTGAGAGGAGTAAAGGTGGAAGTTACTCATCGTGGCAACATGCGAAGGAAGTACAGGATATCTGGTCTGACAACTCAGGCAACTCGAGAGCTGAC TTTTCCTGTTGACGAAGGGGGCACAGTAAAGTCGGTCGTACAATACTTTCAGGAGATATACGGCTTTGCCATCCAGCACACGTACCTGCCTTGCCTCCAAGTTGGCAATCAGCAGCGTCCAAATTACTTGCCTATGGAG GTCTGCAAAATAGTGGAGGGACAGAGGTACTCCAAGAGACTAAATCAGAATCAGATAAGAGCTCTCTTGGATGAGACATGTCAGTACCCGCGTGATCGGGAGCGTGATATAACCCAG ATGGTCAAACACAATGCTTATCAGGAGGATCCTTATGCGAAAGAGTTCGGCATTAAGATCAGCGATCGTCtggcatcagtagatgcacggatttTGCCGGCCCCACGG CTTAAGTACAACGAGACTGGTAGAGAAAAGGATTGTTTACCTAGAGTTGGTCAGTggaatatgatgaacaag AAAATGGTAAATGGTGGCAAAGTCAGAAGCTGGATGTGCGTCAATTTTGCCCGTAACGTGCCAGACAAGCTTGCTCGTGATTTCTGCCATCAACTTGCTCAGATGTGCCAAGACTCGGGAATG GACTTCGCTCTGGAGTCTGTTCTTCCACCCATGAGTGCACGCCCGGATCAAGTGGAGCGAGCTCTCAAAGCTCGGTACCATGAGGCAATGAACATTCTTGGGCCCCAGCGCCGGGAGCTTGATCTGCTTATTGGGATCCTTCCTGACAACAACGGCTCGCTTTATG GTGATCTGAAGCGCGTGTGCGAAATCGATCTCGGAATAGTTTCGCAATGCTGTTGTACGAAGCAGGTGTTCAAATTGAACAAGCAAATTTACGCAAATATTGCACTGAAGATAAACGTCAAG GTGGGGGGCAGGAACACTGTGCTGGTGGATGCATTGTCGCGGCGTATTCCTCTTGTCACCGACAGACCTACAATCATATTTGGTGCTGATGTGACCCATCCTCATCCTGGCGAGGACAGCAGTCCCTCGATCGCTGCT GTTGTAGCCTCCCAAGATTGGCCCGAGGTTACGAGGTACGCGGGGTTAGTTTCTGCTCAGGCGCACCGGCAAGAGCTCATAGAGGATTTGTACAAGGTCCGGCAAGATCCACAGAAAGGACCAGTCAGTAGTGGCATGATTAG GGAGCTACTTATATCCTTTAAGAAATCAACCGGTGAGAAGCCCCAGCGGATAATATTCTACAG GGATGGCGTTAGCGAGGGCCAGTTTTACCAAGTTCTGCTGTTTGAACTCAATGCGATCCGAAAA GCCTGTGCTTCCCTGGAGGCAAACTACCAGCCACAGGTGACTTTCATCGTGGTTCAGAAACGCCACCACACGAGACTATTTGCGCACAATCACAATGATAAGAACTCGATGGACAGGAGTGGAAACATACTCCCAG GTACCGTTGTGGACACGAAGATCTGTCATCCGACTGAGTTTGACTTCTACTTGTGCAGCCATGCTGGCATCAAG GGCACCAGCCGTCCCGCTCATTATCACGTCTTGTGGGACGAAAACAACTTCACAGCTGATGGGTTGCAGACTCTCACCAACAACCTCTGCTACAC CTACGCGAGGTGCACTCGCTCGGTGTCGATTG TTCCACCTGCATACTATGCTCATCTGGCCGCCTTCCGTGCCCGTTTCTACATGGAGCCAGAGAGCTCCGACAGCGGCTCTATGGCAAGTGGGCCCGGTGGGCGTGGACCGCAGTCCGGCTCGTCGGCGTCACGTGGTACTCGGGCCCCCGGCGGTGCAGCTGTCAAGCCCCTTCCAGCCCTGAAGGACAATGTGAAGAACGTCATGTTCTACTGCTGA